In one Saccharibacillus brassicae genomic region, the following are encoded:
- the yicI gene encoding alpha-xylosidase, with translation MKFTDGYWMVRDGYNLQNPVDIRDVVQKDDSFTVYAATKKVEKRGDTLNATLLKATYSSPMPNVIRVRLNRHAGGVKQTPEFELYGSETNVQITNNDELLALQSGELKVSINRNTGFASEFHYGSRRLTGSAFRRAAHIEHKAAGKTYFREQLDLGMGEYVYGLGERFTPFVKNGQTVDIWNEDGGTSSEQSYKNIPFYLSNKGYGVFVNHPEKVSFEVASENVSKVQFSVEGETLEYFIIGGENPKDVLDNFTKLTGKPALPPAWTFGLWLTTSFTTNYDEETVNHFVDGMSERDLPLSVFHFDCFWMKEYQWTDFEWDKDVFPDPAGLLKRLKDKGLKICVWINPYIAEKSILFEEGMENGYLLKRKDGSVWQWDMWQAGMGIVDFTNPAAVKWYQGKLEELVDQGVDCFKTDFGERIPVEDVVYFDGSDPVKMHNYYTFQYNKAVFEVLENKLGKNEAALFARSATVGGQQFPVHWGGDCSSTYESMAESLRGGLSLGVSGFSFWSHDISGFEQTAPADVYKRWVQFGLLSSHSRLHGSDSYRVPWLFDDEAVDVLRKFTKLKNSLMPYLFNQAAESAERGIPMMRPMFLEFPEDPTCGPLDLQYMFGDSILVAPIFNEQGDVTYYLPAGTWTGLLDGQTKQGGRWYSENYDFMSLPVFVREGTLLAVGSQDSKPDYDYADGVTLHLFGLEDGKTASANIIGLDAKTVVEASAVRSGSEIKISVSGGQNVKLVLRGISEVSGVDGASHEAGEQGLLLTPAGGSVTVNL, from the coding sequence ATGAAATTTACTGATGGATATTGGATGGTCCGCGACGGATACAATCTGCAAAATCCGGTCGACATCCGCGACGTGGTACAGAAGGACGATTCCTTCACCGTATACGCCGCTACGAAAAAAGTGGAAAAACGCGGCGACACGCTGAACGCCACGCTGCTCAAAGCGACGTACAGCTCGCCGATGCCGAACGTGATCCGCGTCCGCTTGAACCGCCACGCCGGCGGCGTGAAACAGACACCCGAATTCGAACTGTACGGCTCGGAGACGAACGTACAGATTACAAATAACGACGAGCTGCTGGCGCTGCAAAGCGGCGAGCTCAAAGTCAGCATCAACCGTAACACCGGCTTCGCCAGCGAATTCCATTACGGCAGCCGCCGCCTGACCGGCAGCGCGTTCCGCCGCGCGGCGCATATCGAGCACAAAGCGGCCGGCAAGACGTACTTCCGCGAACAGCTCGATCTGGGCATGGGCGAATACGTGTACGGTCTGGGCGAGCGCTTTACCCCGTTCGTGAAAAACGGCCAAACGGTCGATATCTGGAACGAAGACGGCGGCACAAGCAGCGAGCAGTCGTACAAAAACATCCCGTTCTACCTGTCCAACAAAGGGTACGGCGTGTTCGTGAACCATCCGGAAAAAGTATCGTTCGAAGTAGCTTCGGAGAACGTGTCCAAAGTGCAGTTCAGCGTGGAAGGCGAAACGCTGGAATACTTCATCATCGGCGGCGAAAATCCGAAAGACGTGCTCGACAACTTCACGAAGCTGACCGGCAAACCGGCGCTTCCGCCGGCCTGGACGTTCGGGCTGTGGCTGACGACTTCGTTCACGACGAACTACGACGAAGAAACGGTCAACCATTTCGTCGACGGCATGAGCGAACGCGACCTGCCGCTGTCCGTATTCCACTTCGACTGCTTCTGGATGAAAGAATACCAGTGGACCGACTTCGAATGGGACAAAGACGTGTTCCCGGACCCGGCGGGCCTGCTCAAGCGTCTCAAGGACAAAGGACTGAAAATCTGCGTCTGGATCAACCCTTACATCGCAGAAAAATCGATCCTGTTCGAAGAAGGCATGGAGAACGGCTACCTGCTCAAGCGCAAAGACGGCAGCGTGTGGCAGTGGGACATGTGGCAGGCAGGCATGGGCATCGTGGACTTCACGAACCCGGCCGCGGTGAAATGGTATCAGGGCAAGCTCGAAGAACTGGTCGATCAAGGCGTAGACTGCTTCAAGACCGACTTCGGCGAGAGAATCCCGGTGGAAGACGTCGTCTACTTCGACGGTTCCGATCCGGTCAAAATGCACAACTACTACACGTTCCAATACAATAAAGCGGTCTTCGAAGTGCTGGAGAACAAACTCGGCAAAAACGAAGCGGCACTGTTCGCCCGTTCGGCTACGGTCGGCGGCCAGCAGTTCCCGGTTCACTGGGGCGGCGACTGCTCGTCGACGTACGAGTCGATGGCGGAAAGTCTGCGCGGCGGCCTGTCGCTCGGCGTATCCGGCTTCAGCTTCTGGTCACACGACATCTCCGGCTTCGAGCAGACGGCTCCGGCCGACGTCTACAAACGCTGGGTACAGTTCGGCCTGCTGTCTTCGCACAGCCGCCTGCACGGCAGCGACTCGTACCGCGTGCCTTGGCTGTTCGACGACGAAGCGGTCGACGTGCTGCGCAAGTTCACGAAGCTCAAAAACTCGCTCATGCCGTACCTGTTCAACCAGGCGGCGGAATCGGCGGAACGCGGCATTCCGATGATGCGTCCGATGTTCCTGGAGTTCCCGGAAGATCCGACCTGCGGACCGCTGGACCTCCAGTACATGTTCGGCGATTCGATTCTCGTGGCTCCGATCTTCAACGAGCAGGGCGATGTGACCTACTACCTGCCTGCGGGCACGTGGACAGGTCTGCTGGACGGCCAGACGAAGCAGGGCGGACGCTGGTACAGCGAAAACTACGACTTCATGAGCCTGCCGGTCTTCGTCAGAGAAGGCACGCTGCTGGCTGTCGGCAGCCAGGACAGCAAGCCGGATTACGACTACGCCGACGGCGTGACGCTGCACCTGTTCGGTCTGGAAGACGGCAAGACCGCTTCCGCGAACATCATCGGCCTCGACGCGAAGACGGTCGTCGAAGCTTCGGCCGTACGCAGCGGCAGCGAGATCAAGATCAGCGTATCGGGCGGACAGAACGTGAAGCTCGTGCTGCGCGGCATCTCCGAAGTATCCGGCGTGGACGGCGCTTCGCATGAAGCCGGCGAACAAGGCCTGCTGCTGACGCCTGCCGGCGGCAGCGTGACGGTTAACCTGTAA